A single Anopheles maculipalpis chromosome 3RL, idAnoMacuDA_375_x, whole genome shotgun sequence DNA region contains:
- the LOC126561899 gene encoding juvenile hormone esterase-like, which produces MSRQTQRTVVPVLFLVMQCVISCTSSEYFNGRPLMADALQPADSSCDREDGLRVCIDDGCLGGTYRKGMAGEDFEAFLGIPFAKPPVGELRFADPVRNDPYTDQLYNASYERSMCLQRNDLLPNPPVTGSEDCLYLNVYRPKGCTDSTSSNLPVIVYIHGGGFFSGTGSPLVVGPEYIMDTKRAILVAIQYRLGVLGFLSTGDSAAPGNAGLKDQTLALQWVKQNIAKFGGNDQLITIVGQSAGATSVHMHLISPLSRGLFHRAIMMSGNSLVPWNIPTKDPLTLARDTGVVVDIMSAENLSSKSLIAALREVPGEKLVGSTYKLKLWSVDPLTLFRPVVESKNSPNAFITEEPKESWLNGNYQQIPYMAGYVPNEGAVRALAIFKNPELFNELKSNFSTILPILLERPPTKTLIEEIRSRFLNDTTDAEPIRPDNLQAFVDLYSEAAFIYPVQLGVKQYITVADTDMAPASIYKLSYKGRYSYSVVYAGGDTGDYGVVHCDDLNYLFRQPAIFPDFPPGSPELKMVDTFVNFFIDFAISGRAKQLAPYRECKNENQVYQSLDCDVQEFARVGDEVQVNVISARNEEMFAFWKNFY; this is translated from the exons ATGTCTCGTCAAACACAGCGTACCGTAGTGCCGGTACTGTTTCTTGTGATGCAGTGTGTAATTTCGTGCACAAGCAGTGAGTACTTTAATGGGAGACCTTTGATGGCGGACGCGTTACAACCTGCGGACAGTTCCTGCGATCGTGAGGATGGACTGCGTGTTTGTATCGATGATGGATGCTTGGGTGGTACGTACAGGAAGGGAATGGCCGGTGAAGATTTCGAGGCTTTTTTGGGCATTCCCTTCGCTAAGCCGCCTGTCGGAGAGCTACGATTTGCG GATCCAGTGCGCAACGACCCATACACCGACCAGCTGTATAACGCCTCATACGAACGATCGATGTGTCTGCAGCGGAATGATCTATTACCGAATCCACCGGTCACCGGTAGTGAAGATTGTCTCTACCTAAACGTATACCGTCCAAAG GGATGCACTGACTCGACAAGCTCCAACTTACCTGTGATAGTGTACATCCATGGGGGTGGCTTCTTCTCGGGCACAGGCAGCCCACTAGTGGTTGGTCCAGAGTACATCATGGATACGAAGCGTGCGATACTCGTCGCAATCCAGTACCGGCTCGGTGTGCTAGGATTCCTCTCAACCGGAGATTCGGCCGCACCAGGCAATGCTGGACTGAAGGATCAAACGCTAGCCCTGCAGTGGGTCAAACAAAACATAGCAAAGTTTGGTGGAAACGATCAGTTGATCACGATCGTTGGACAGAGTGCGGGTGCTACGTCCGTGCATATGCATCTGATCAGTCCACTGAGCCGTGGACTGTTCCATCGGGCAATCATGATGAGCGGCAACTCGCTGGTACCGTGGAACATTCCCACTAAGGACCCGCTAACATTGGCCCGAGATACGGGTGTCGTGGTGGATATTATGAGTGCGGAGAATCTGTCCAGCAAGAGCTTGATCGCGGCACTGCGTGAAGTGCCTGGGGAGAAGCTCGTCGGTAGTACGTACAAGCTGAAG CTTTGGTCCGTCGATCCTCTGACACTGTTCCGCCCGGTGGTGGAATCGAAAAACTCACCCAACGCATTCATCACCGAAGAACCGAAAGAAAGCTGGCTCAATGGGAACTATCAGCAGATCCCGTACATGGCAGGATACGTCCCGAACGAAGGTGCCGTCCGTGCGTTGGCAATCTTCAAGAATCCAGAGCTGTTTAACGAGCTCAAGAGTAACTTTAGCACAATCCTACCGATCCTGCTCGAGCGACCACCGACCAAGACACTGATTGAGGAGATACGATCACGGTTCCTGAACGATACTACCGATGCGGAACCGATCCGACCGGATAATCTGCAAGCGTTTGTTGAT CTATACAGCGAAGCTGCATTCATCTATCCCGTACAGCTGGGTGTCAAACAGTACATCACCGTGGCGGATACCGATATGGCACCGGCCAGCATATATAAATTATCGTACAAAGGAAGATACTCGTACTCTGTCGTCTACGCTGGTGGCGATACCGGCGATTACGGTGTGGTACACTGTGATGATCTAAACTACCTCTTCCGTCAACCGGCCATCTTTCCCGACTTTCCGCCCGGATCGCCCGAACTTAAGATGGTGGACACGTTCGTTAACTTCTTCATCGATTTCGCCATCAGTGG CCGAGCGAAACAGCTTGCACCTTACCGGGAATGCAAGAACGAGAACCAGGTGTACCAATCGCTCGACTGTGATGTGCAGGAATTTGCCCGGGTCGGTGACGAGGTGCAGGTCAACGTGATCAGCGCCCGGAATGAGGAAATGTTTGCCTTCTGGAAGAATTTCTATTGA
- the LOC126561959 gene encoding juvenile hormone esterase-like has protein sequence MSARMVVILTIVLLAIVSSRTGNPAAQNVPRVCIQDGCMRGSWMRSLHGERYEAFIGVPFAKPPLGALRFADPVPNDPWTEKELDASGRIPRSACYQLNLFLPERGVEGKEDCLYLNVYRPFKNSKAEAQNATEPIPTLVYIHGGGFLAGYNSPLVAGAEKLMDHKVIVVTIAYRLGAFGFLSTGDEAASGNFGLKDQRLALRWVQQNIEAFGGDPRLVTIMGHSAGGASVHLQMMYLGNEGLFQRAISLSGNALAPWCAPKVNPELLARRQADLLGIKGAYRMNTSELVETLRSIDADQFVYSYKGFTNGSRYPVIVYGPVVEALTVPDAFLTDTPKALWSRGKHLSVPWLTGIVPNDGFVFSAPILKDSGCSKETFAQQKTLLLNVLGGAKQSDALPILMEHYVGNQSAIGECFTKDHVNLITKVFNEGLFVYPLALSVRQHANHNRTKAPIHLYKFNYKGPYSYSSIFAPETDTPQDYGIVHCDELIYIFRAPILFPDFRRNTQDAKVTKWITKLLVDFALNGTAPTSTDGEVSSSEFPEALELINSNNVDEPIVQRYTNFYDEAMYDFWTRFYSY, from the exons ATGTCAGCCCGTATGGTAGTGATTCTGACGATTGTGTTGCTGGCTATCGTTTCATCTCGGACCGGAAATCCTGCAGCTCAGAATGTTCCGAGAGTTTGCATCCAGGACGGATGTATGCGAGGATCTTGGATGAGAAGTTTACACGGCGAGCGGTACGAAGCGTTTATAGGAGTTCCATTCGCCAAACCCCCGCTTGGAGCACTGCGCTTTGCCGATCCGGTACCGAACGATCCATGGACGGAAAAGGAGTTGGATGCGTCGGGAAGAATTCCACGATCGGCTTGTTACCAGCTCAATCTCTTTCTACCGGAGCGAGGCGTTGAAGGCAAGGAAGATTGTTTGTATCTGAATGTGTACAGACCGTTTAAGAACAGCAAAGCAGAGGCACAGAACGCTACAGAACCTATCCCAACACTGGTATACATTCATGGCGGTGGCTTCTTGGCCGGGTACAACTCTCCACTCGTTGCTGGAGCTGAAAAGCTGATGGATCATAAGGTAATAGTGGTGACAATCGCTTACCGGTTAGGAGCTTTCGGATTTCTTTCGACCGGCGATGAAGCGGCCAGTGGAAACTTTGGTCTGAAGGATCAACGGTTAGCTCTGCGTTGGGTGCAGCAAAACATCGAAGCGTTTGGGGGTGATCCTCGTCTGGTTACGATAATGGGACACAGTGCCGGTGGTGCTTCGGTACATCTTCAGATGATGTATCTTGGTAACGAAGGCTTATTCCAGCGCGCCATTAGCCTGAGCGGAAATGCTCTAGCACCATGGTGTGCTCCAAAAGTGAATCCGGAACTGCTCGCTCGTAGACAGGCGGATCTGTTGGGAATAAAAGGGGCGTATAGAATGAATACTTCCGAGTTGGTGGAAACTCTTCGAAGTATTGATGCTGATCAGTTCGTTTACAGTTACAAGGGATTTACG AACGGATCACGCTATCCGGTGATTGTTTACGGACCAGTAGTGGAGGCATTAACCGTTCCAGATGCATTCTTAACGGACACTCCTAAAGCACTTTGGTCGCGTGGAAAACATCTCTCCGTTCCCTGGCTAACAGGAATCGTACCGAATGATGGGTTCGTGTTTAGTGCTCCTATACTGAAGGACTCCGGTTGCTCGAAGGAAACGTTTGCCCAACAGAAGACGCTCCTTCTGAACGTACTTGGAGGTGCAAAACAGTCTGACGCGTTACCTATACTGATGGAGCATTATGTTGGGAATCAATCCGCAATTGGAGAATGCTTCACAAAGGATCACGTCAACCTCATCACAAAG GTCTTCAATGAAGGATTGTTTGTGTATCCACTTGCCCTTAGTGTGCGGCAGCACGCGAATCACAACCGTACGAAAGCTCCCATACATTTGTACAAGTTTAACTATAAGGGTCCTTATTCGTACTCATCCATTTTTGCGCCGGAAACTGATACGCCACAGGATTATGGTATTGTTCATTGTGATGAGTTGATTTATATCTTCCGTGCACCGATATTGTTTCCGGACTTCCGACGAAACACCCAGGATGCAAAAGTGACGAAATGGATCACCAAGCTGCTAGTAGACTTCGCACTCAATGG TACTGCCCCAACGAGCACGGACGGTGAGGTGAGTTCCAGTGAGTTCCCTGAAGCGTTGGAACTGATCAACTCTAACAATGTGGATGAACCAATCGTACAAAGGTATACAAATTTCTATGATGAAGCTATGTATGACTTCTGGACGCGTTTCTACAGCTACTag